A window from Saccharomyces cerevisiae S288C chromosome XIII, complete sequence encodes these proteins:
- the GAS1 gene encoding 1,3-beta-glucanosyltransferase GAS1 (Beta-1,3-glucanosyltransferase required for cell wall assembly; also has role in transcriptional silencing; localizes to cell surface via glycosylphosphatidylinositol (GPI) anchor, also found at nuclear periphery; genetic interactions with histone H3 lysine acetyltransferases GCN5 and SAS3 indicate functions for Gas1p in DNA damage response and cell cycle regulation; protein demonstrates amyloid properties in vivo) — MLFKSLSKLATAAAFFAGVATADDVPAIEVVGNKFFYSNNGSQFYIRGVAYQADTANETSGSTVNDPLANYESCSRDIPYLKKLNTNVIRVYAINTTLDHSECMKALNDADIYVIADLAAPATSINRDDPTWTVDLFNSYKTVVDTFANYTNVLGFFAGNEVTNNYTNTDASAFVKAAIRDVRQYISDKNYRKIPVGYSSNDDEDTRVKMTDYFACGDDDVKADFYGINMYEWCGKSDFKTSGYADRTAEFKNLSIPVFFSEYGCNEVTPRLFTEVEALYGSNMTDVWSGGIVYMYFEETNKYGLVSIDGNDVKTLDDFNNYSSEINKISPTSANTKSYSATTSDVACPATGKYWSAATELPPTPNGGLCSCMNAANSCVVSDDVDSDDYETLFNWICNEVDCSGISANGTAGKYGAYSFCTPKEQLSFVMNLYYEKSGGSKSDCSFSGSATLQTATTQASCSSALKEIGSMGTNSASGSVDLGSGTESSTASSNASGSSSKSNSGSSGSSSSSSSSSASSSSSSKKNAATNVKANLAQVVFTSIISLSIAAGVGFALV; from the coding sequence ATGTTGTTTAAATCCCTTTCAAAGTTAGCAACCGCTGctgctttttttgctgGCGTCGCAACTGCGGACGATGTTCCAGCGATTGAAGTTGTTGGTAATAAGTTTTTCTACTCCAACAACGGTAGTCAGTTCTACATAAGAGGTGTTGCTTATCAGGCTGATACCGCTAATGAAACTAGCGGATCTACTGTCAACGATCCTTTGGCCAATTATGAGAGTTGTTCCAGAGATATTCCATAcctcaaaaaattgaacacAAATGTTATCCGTGTCTACGCTATCAATACCACTCTAGATCACTCCGAATGTATGAAGGCTTTGAATGATGCTGACATCTATGTCATCGCTGATTTAGCAGCTCCAGCCACCTCTATCAATAGAGACGATCCAACTTGGACTGTTGACTTGTTCAACAGCTACAAAACCGTTGTTGACACTTTTGCTAATTACACCAACGTTTTGGGTTTCTTCGCCGGTAATGAAGTTACTAACAATTACACCAACACAGATGCATCTGCTTTCGTGAAGGCAGCTATTAGAGACGTCAGACAATACATCAGCGACAAGAACTACAGAAAAATTCCAGTTGGCTACTCTTCcaatgatgacgaagatACCAGAGTTAAGATGACTGATTATTTCGCTTgtggtgatgatgatgttaAGGCTGATTTTTACGGTATTAATATGTATGAATGGTGTGGTAAATCTGACTTCAAAACTTCTGGTTATGCTGATAGAACTGcagaattcaaaaacttaTCTATTCCTGTTTTCTTCTCTGAATACGGTTGTAACGAAGTAACACCAAGACTATTTACTGAGGTTGAAGCCTTGTACGGTTCTAATATGACAGATGTCTGGTCTGGTGGTATCGTATACATGTACTTCGAAGAGACTAACAAATACGGTTTAGTTAGCATCGATGGTAATGATGTTAAAACTTTGGATGACTTCAACAACTATTCTTCTgaaatcaacaaaatatCACCAACTTCCGCCAACACAAAGTCTTACAGTGCAACAACAAGTGATGTTGCTTGTCCAGCTACTGGTAAGTACTGGTCCGCTGCAACAGAATTACCACCAACTCCAAACGGAGGCTTGTGTTCATGTATGAATGCAGCCAATAGTTGTGTTGTTTCCGATGACGTTGATTCTGATGATTACGAAACCTTATTTAACTGGATCTGTAATGAAGTCGACTGTAGCGGTATTTCAGCAAACGGTACCGCCGGTAAGTATGGTGCTTACTCTTTCTGTACACCAAAGGAACAGCTATCTTTCGTTATGAATTTGTACTACGAGAAGAGTGGTGGTAGCAAATCTGACTGTAGCTTCAGCGGTTCTGCCACTCTACAAACTGCCACCACGCAAGCTAGTTGCTCCTCCGCTTTGAAAGAGATTGGTAGTATGGGTACCAACTCTGCATCAGGTAGTGTTGATTTGGGTTCCGGAACTGAATCCAGTACTGCCTCTTCTAACGCTTCGGGGTCTTCTTCCAAGTCTAACTCCGGCTCTTCTGGTTCTTCcagttcttcttcttcttcttcagcttcatcttcatcttctagCAAGAAGAATGCTGCCACCAACGTTAAAGCTAACTTAGCACAAGTGGTCTTTACCTCCATCATTTCCTTATCCATTGCCGCTGGTGTCGGTTTTGCTTTGGTTTAA
- the PSE1 gene encoding importin PSE1 (Karyopherin/importin that interacts with the nuclear pore complex; acts as the nuclear import receptor for specific proteins, including Pdr1p, Yap1p, Ste12p, and Aft1p; required for stability of the Dam1p-Duo1p complex), with protein MSALPEEVNRTLLQIVQAFASPDNQIRSVAEKALSEEWITENNIEYLLTFLAEQAAFSQDTTVAALSAVLFRKLALKAPPSSKLMIMSKNITHIRKEVLAQIRSSLLKGFLSERADSIRHKLSDAIAECVQDDLPAWPELLQALIESLKSGNPNFRESSFRILTTVPYLITAVDINSILPIFQSGFTDASDNVKIAAVTAFVGYFKQLPKSEWSKLGILLPSLLNSLPRFLDDGKDDALASVFESLIELVELAPKLFKDMFDQIIQFTDMVIKNKDLEPPARTTALELLTVFSENAPQMCKSNQNYGQTLVMVTLIMMTEVSIDDDDAAEWIESDDTDDEEEVTYDHARQALDRVALKLGGEYLAAPLFQYLQQMITSTEWRERFAAMMALSSAAEGCADVLIGEIPKILDMVIPLINDPHPRVQYGCCNVLGQISTDFSPFIQRTAHDRILPALISKLTSECTSRVQTHAAAALVNFSEFASKDILEPYLDSLLTNLLVLLQSNKLYVQEQALTTIAFIAEAAKNKFIKYYDTLMPLLLNVLKVNNKDNSVLKGKCMECATLIGFAVGKEKFHEHSQELISILVALQNSDIDEDDALRSYLEQSWSRICRILGDDFVPLLPIVIPPLLITAKATQDVGLIEEEEAANFQQYPDWDVVQVQGKHIAIHTSVLDDKVSAMELLQSYATLLRGQFAVYVKEVMEEIALPSLDFYLHDGVRAAGATLIPILLSCLLAATGTQNEELVLLWHKASSKLIGGLMSEPMPEITQVYHNSLVNGIKVMGDNCLSEDQLAAFTKGVSANLTDTYERMQDRHGDGDEYNENIDEEEDFTDEDLLDEINKSIAAVLKTTNGHYLKNLENIWPMINTFLLDNEPILVIFALVVIGDLIQYGGEQTASMKNAFIPKVTECLISPDARIRQAASYIIGVCAQYAPSTYADVCIPTLDTLVQIVDFPGSKLEENRSSTENASAAIAKILYAYNSNIPNVDTYTANWFKTLPTITDKEAASFNYQFLSQLIENNSPIVCAQSNISAVVDSVIQALNERSLTEREGQTVISSVKKLLGFLPSSDAMAIFNRYPADIMEKVHKWFA; from the coding sequence ATGTCTGCTTTACCGGAAGAAGTTAATAGAACATTACTTCAGATTGTCCAGGCGTTTGCTTCCCCTGACAATCAAATACGTTCTGTAGCTGAGAAGGCTCTTAGTGAAGAATGGATTACCGAAAACAATATTGAGTAtcttttaacttttttggCTGAACAAGCCGCTTTCTCCCAAGATACAACAGTTGCAGCATTATCTGCTGTTCTGTTTAGAAAATTAGCATTAAAAGCTCCCCCTTCTTCGAAGCTTATGATTATGTCCAAAAATATCACACATATTAGGAAAGAAGTTCTTGCACAAATTCGTTCTTCATTGTTAAAAGGGTTTTTGTCGGAAAGAGCTGATTCAATTAGGCACAAACTATCTGATGCTATTGCTGAGTGTGTTCAAGACGACTTACCAGCATGGCCAGAATTACTACAAGCTTTAATAGAGTCTTTAAAAAGCGGTAACCCAAATTTTAGAGAATCCAGTTTTAGAATTTTGACGACTGTACCTTATTTAATTACCGCTGTTGACATCAACAGTATCttaccaatttttcaatcaGGCTTTACTGATGCAAGTGATAATGTCAAAATTGCTGCAGTTACGGCTTTCGTGGGTTATTTTAAGCAACTACCAAAATCTGAGTGGTCCAAGTTAGGTATTTTATTACCAAGTCTTTTGAATAGTTTACCAAGATTTTTAGATGATGGTAAGGACGATGCCCTTGCATCAGTTTTTGAATCGTTAATTGAGTTGGTGGAATTGGCACCAAAACTATTCAAGGATATGTTTGACCAAATAATACAATTCACTGATATGgttataaaaaataaggaTTTAGAACCTCCAGCAAGAACCACAGCACTCGAACTGCTAACCGTTTTCAGCGAGAACGCTCCCCAAATGTGTAAATCGAACCAGAATTACGGGCAAACTTTAGTGATGGTTACTTTAATCATGATGACGGAGGTATCCatagatgatgatgatgcaGCAGAATGGATAGAATCTGACGATAccgatgatgaagaggaagttACATATGACCACGCTCGTCAAGCTCTTGATCGTGTTGCTTTAAAGCTGGGTGGTGAATATTTGGCTGCACCATTGTTCCAATATTTACAGCAAATGATCACATCAACCGAATGGAGAGAAAGATTCGCGGCCATGATGGCACTTTCCTCTGCAGCTGAGGGTTGTGCTGATGTTCTGATCGGCGAGATCCCAAAAATCCTGGATATGGTAATTCCCCTCATCAACGATCCTCATCCAAGAGTACAGTATGGATGTTGTAATGTTTTGGGTCAAATATCTACTGATTTTTCACCATTCATTCAAAGAACTGCACACGATAGAATTTTGCCGGCTTTAATATCTAAACTAACGTCAGAATGCACCTCAAGAGTTCAAACGCACGCCGCAGCGGCTCTGGTTAACTTTTCTGAATTCGCTTCGAAGGATATTCTTGAGCCTTACTTGGATAGTCTATTGACAAATTTATTAGTTTTATTACAAAGCAACAAACTTTACGTACAGGAACAGGCCCTAACAACCATTGCATTTATTGCTGAAGCTGCAAAGAATAAATTTATCAAGTATTACGATACTCTaatgccattattattaaatgTTTTGAAGGTTAACAATAAAGATAATAGTGTTTTGAAAGGTAAATGTATGGAATGTGCAACTCTGATTGGTTTTGCCGTTGGtaaggaaaaatttcatGAGCACTCTCAAGAGCTGATTTCTATATTGGTCGCTTTACAAAACTCAGATatcgatgaagatgatgcGCTCAGATCATACTTAGAACAAAGTTGGAGCAGGATTTGCCGAATTCTGGGTGATGATTTTGTTCCGTTGTTACCGATTGTTATACCACCCCTGCTAATTACTGCCAAAGCAACGCAAGACGTCGGTttaattgaagaagaagaagcagcAAATTTCCAACAATATCCAGATTGGGATGTTGTTCAAGTTCAGGGAAAACACATTGCTATTCACACATCCGTCCTTGACGATAAAGTATCAGCAATGGAGCTATTACAAAGCTATGCGACACTTTTAAGAGGCCAATTTGCTGTATATGTTAAAGAAGTAATGGAAGAAATAGCTCTACCATCGCTTGACTTTTACCTACATGACGGTGTTCGTGCTGCAGGAGCAACTTTAATTCCTATTCTATTATCTTGTTTACTTGCAGCCACCGGTACTCAAAACGAGGAATTGGTATTGTTGTGGCATAAAGCTTCGTCTAAACTAATCGGAGGCTTAATGTCAGAACCAATGCCAGAAATCACGCAAGTTTATCACAACTCGTTAGTGAATGGTATTAAAGTCATGGGTGACAATTGCTTAAGCGAAGACCAATTAGCGGCATTTACTAAGGGTGTCTCCGCCAACTTAACTGACACTTACGAAAGGATGCAGGATCGCCATGGTGATGGTGATgaatataatgaaaatattgatgaagaggaagacTTTACTGACGAAGATCTTCTCGATGAAATCAACAAGTCTATCGCGGCCGTTTTGAAAACCACAAATGGTCATTATCTAAAGAATTTGGAGAATATATGGCCTATGATAAACACATTCCTTTTAGATAATGAACCAATTTTAGTCATTTTTGCATTAGTAGTGATTGGTGACTTGATTCAATATGGTGGCGAACAAACTGCTAGCATGAAGAACGCATTTATTCCAAAGGTTACCGAGTGCTTGATTTCTCCTGACGCTCGTATTCGCCAAGCTGCTTCTTATATAATCGGTGTTTGTGCCCAATACGCTCCATCTACATATGCTGACGTTTGCATACCGACTTTAGATACACTTGTTCAGATTGTCGATTTTCCAGGCTCCAAACTGGAAGAAAATCGTTCTTCAACAGAGAATGCCAGTGCAGCCATCGCCAAAATTCTTTATGCATACAATTCCAACATTCCTAACGTAGACACGTACACGGCTAATTGGTTCAAAACGTTACCAACAATAACTGACAAAGAAGCTGCCTCATTCAACTATCAATTTTTGAGTCAattgattgaaaataattcGCCAATTGTGTGTGCTCAATCTAATATCTCCGCTGTAGTTGATTCAGTCATACAAGCCTTGAATGAGAGAAGTTTGACCGAAAGGGAAGGCCAAACGGTGATAAGTTCAGTTAAAAAGTTGTTGGGATTTTTGCCTTCTAGTGATGCTATGGCAATTTTCAATAGATATCCAGCTGATATTATGGAGAAAGTACATAAATGGTTTGCATAA
- the NIP1 gene encoding translation initiation factor eIF3 core subunit c (eIF3c subunit of the eukaryotic translation initiation factor 3 (eIF3); involved in the assembly of preinitiation complex and start codon selection; eIF3 is also involved in programmed stop codon readthrough): protein MSRFFSSNYEYDVASSSSEEDLLSSSEEDLLSSSSSESELDQESDDSFFNESESESEADVDSDDSDAKPYGPDWFKKSEFRKQGGGSNKFLKSSNYDSSDEESDEEDGKKVVKSAKEKLLDEMQDVYNKISQAENSDDWLTISNEFDLISRLLVRAQQQNWGTPNIFIKVVAQVEDAVNNTQQADLKNKAVARAYNTTKQRVKKVSRENEDSMAKFRNDPESFDKEPTADLDISANGFTISSSQGNDQAVQEDFFTRLQTIIDSRGKKTVNQQSLISTLEELLTVAEKPYEFIMAYLTLIPSRFDASANLSYQPIDQWKSSFNDISKLLSILDQTIDTYQVNEFADPIDFIEDEPKEDSDGVKRILGSIFSFVERLDDEFMKSLLNIDPHSSDYLIRLRDEQSIYNLILRTQLYFEATLKDEHDLERALTRPFVKRLDHIYYKSENLIKIMETAAWNIIPAQFKSKFTSKDQLDSADYVDNLIDGLSTILSKQNNIAVQKRAILYNIYYTALNKDFQTAKDMLLTSQVQTNINQFDSSLQILFNRVVVQLGLSAFKLCLIEECHQILNDLLSSSHLREILGQQSLHRISLNSSNNASADERARQCLPYHQHINLDLIDVVFLTCSLLIEIPRMTAFYSGIKVKRIPYSPKSIRRSLEHYDKLSFQGPPETLRDYVLFAAKSMQKGNWRDSVKYLREIKSWALLPNMETVLNSLTERVQVESLKTYFFSFKRFYSSFSVAKLAELFDLPENKVVEVLQSVIAELEIPAKLNDEKTIFVVEKGDEITKLEEAMVKLNKEYKIAKERLNPPSNRR from the coding sequence ATGTCCCGTTTCTTTTCGTCTAATTACGAATACGATGTAGCCAGTTCTTCATCCGAAGAAGATCTTTTATCTTCgtctgaagaagatttgTTAAGCTCTTCCTCCTCTGAGTCTGAATTGGACCAAGAATCTGACGActcctttttcaatgaaagtGAAAGTGAAAGTGAAGCTGATGTAGACTCTGATGATTCTGATGCAAAGCCTTATGGTCCTGACTGGTTCAAGAAATCTGAGTTCAGAAAACAAGGTGGAGGttcaaataaatttttgaaaagctCTAACTATGATTCCAGTGATGAAGAATccgatgaagaagatggcAAGAAGGTAGTCAAGTCtgccaaagaaaaactattGGATGAAATGCAAGACGTTTATAATAAGATCTCTCAAGCTGAGAACTCTGATGACTGGTTGACTATTTCTAATGAGTTTGATTTGATCTCGCGTCTCTTAGTTAGGGctcaacaacaaaactgGGGGActccaaatattttcatcaagGTTGTTGCCCAAGTGGAGGACGCTGTGAATAATACACAACAAGCtgatttgaagaataaagCTGTTGCAAGAGCTTATAACACTACAAAGCAAAGAGTCAAGAAAGTTTCTagagaaaatgaagactCAATGGCTAAATTCAGAAATGATCCTGAATCATTTGATAAGGAACCAACCGCAGATTTGGATATTTCTGCTAATGGATTCACAATTTCTTCGTCTCAAGGCAATGACCAAGCGGTACAAGAAGATTTCTTCACTAGATTACAAACAATAATTGACTCAAGAGGTAAGAAGACTGTCAATCAACAATCCTTGATTTCTACTTTGGAGGAGTTATTAACTGTAGCTGAAAAACCATATGAATTCATAATGGCTTATTTGACTTTGATTCCATCAAGATTCGATGCCTCAGCTAACCTATCTTACCAACCAATTGATCAATGGAAATCTTCATTCAACGATATTAGTAAATTATTGTCTATTTTAGACCAGACAATTGACACCTACCAAGTTAATGAATTTGCTGATCCAATCGATTTCATTGAAGATGAACCTAAAGAAGATTCTGATGGTGTCAAGAGGATTCTGGGTTCCATTTTCTCATTTGTTGAAAGATTAGATGACGAATTCATGAAATCCCTGTTAAACATCGATCCTCATTCCAGTGATTATTTGATCCGTTTAAGGGATGAACAATCAATCTATAATTTGATCCTAAGAACTCAATTGTACTTTGAAGCGACTTTGAAAGATGAACACGACCTAGAAAGAGCATTGACACGTCCATTCGTCAAGAGATTGGATCATATCTACTATAAATCCgaaaatttgataaaaattatGGAAACTGCTGCTTGGAATATCATACCTGCTCAattcaaatctaaatttacTTCAAAAGACCAGCTCGATTCTGCTGATTATGTCGACAATTTAATAGACGGATTATCGACAATCTTATCCAAGCAAAACAACATTGCTGTTCAAAAACGTGCTATTTTATACAACATTTACTACACTGCATTAAACAAAGATTTCCAAACTGCTAAAGATATGTTACTAACTTCCCAAGTTCAAACAAATATCAACCAATTCGATTCATCCCTACAAATTTTATTCAACAGGGTTGTTGTTCAATTGGGTCTATCCGCCTTTAAATTATGTTTGATTGAAGAATgtcatcaaattttgaatgatcTTCTGTCAAGTTCTCACTTAAGAGAAATTTTGGGCCAACAATCCCTACACAGAATATCTCTCAATTCTAGTAACAATGCTTCAGCTGATGAGCGTGCTAGACAATGTTTGCCATATCACCAACACATCAATCTCGATTTAATCGATGTCGTCTTCTTAACATGTTCCTTATTGATCGAAATTCCAAGAATGACTGCCTTCTATTCCGGTATTAAGGTCAAGAGAATTCCTTACTCTCCAAAATCCATTCGTCGTTCCTTAGAACATTACGACAAGTTAAGTTTCCAAGGTCCACCAGAAACTTTAAGAGATTATGTCTTGTTTGCTGCCAAATCAATGCAAAAAGGTAACTGGAGAGACTCTGTTAAATACTTAAGAGAAATAAAATCTTGGGCTTTATTACCAAACATGGAAACGGTGTTGAATAGTTTAACGGAAAGAGTACAAGTTGAATCTTTGAAGacttatttcttttctttcaagaGGTTCTATTCAAGTTTTTCTGTTGCTAAACTAGCCGAATTATTTGATCTTCCAGAAAATAAGGTGGTTGAAGTTTTGCAATCTGTTATCGCAGAATTGGAAATCCCAGCCAAATTAAACGACGAGAAGACCATCTTTGTTGTCGAAAAGGGTGATGAAATTACtaaattggaagaagcaatggtaaaattgaacaaagaatataaaatcGCTAAAGAACGTCTTAACCCACCATCAAATCGTCGTTGA
- the UPA2 gene encoding putative methyltransferase (Putative SPOUT methyltransferase; predicted to be involved in ribosome biogenesis; green fluorescent protein (GFP)-fusion protein localizes to the nucleus; not an essential gene; YMR310C has a paralog, YGR283C, that arose from the whole genome duplication), giving the protein MSSTRKFKKVEKPLSQTRHYSLCIPTTLVSDCRNLSQITHKVYQVAKFASLFNVSEVVILEDNSQVDATKKKISTAKLILALLQYFVTPPYLRNTVFNEKFRPYLTAASKLPRLSTLPFTRYQKQDHGRYREGLTIKMQKPTLARKKIGKVFKQTKYINIGKSKALALQSQLVPINARVTIDTITRKIVSPQEAYGDFTGLDSQYGYYTRIASSFTDLFMKGPLKEGYTQSVYVPLTTRDTSIPELSSLPTAETNPHILLVFSTWDTLARAFKLDQDQFVDCQGPQEFFDAQLPCPVSNSDVADAIPMTLTTLSTVF; this is encoded by the coding sequence ATGAGCAGCACGAGGAAGTTCAAAAAGGTTGAGAAACCTCTATCACAAACCAGACATTATTCACTCTGTATCCCCACGACATTGGTATCGGACTGTCGCAACCTCTCTCAAATCACGCATAAGGTGTACCAAGTGGCCAAGTTTGCATCGCTGTTTAATGTTTCTGAGGTTGTCATTCTTGAGGACAATTCCCAGGTCGATGccaccaaaaaaaaaatctccACTGCTAAATTAATACTGGCACTTTTACAATACTTCGTCACGCCTCCATATCTTCGCAATACTGTCTTCAACGAAAAATTCAGACCTTATTTGACCGCCGCTTCAAAATTACCAAGATTATCCACACTTCCTTTCACCAGGTACCAAAAGCAAGATCACGGTCGGTACAGAGAAGGCCTCACTATCAAGATGCAGAAACCCACCTTGGCTCGCAAAAAGATTGGTAAGGTATTCAAGCAAACcaaatatattaatatagGGAAAAGCAAAGCACTGGCTCTACAAAGTCAGCTGGTGCCGATAAACGCAAGGGTCACCATCGACACAATAACGAGGAAAATTGTATCTCCTCAGGAAGCTTACGGTGATTTCACCGGATTGGACTCGCAGTATGGCTACTATACTCGTATAGCGTCATCGTTCACAGACTTGTTTATGAAGGGGCCTTTAAAAGAGGGTTATACACAATCAGTATATGTTCCCTTAACCACGAGAGACACCTCTATTCCCGAGTTATCATCACTGCCTACCGCCGAAACTAATCCCCACATCTTATTGGTATTCTCAACGTGGGACACTCTTGCTCGAGCATTCAAACTGGATCAAGATCAATTCGTAGATTGTCAAGGTCCTCAAGAGTTCTTTGATGCTCAGCTACCATGCCCCGTATCCAATTCGGACGTTGCAGATGCAATCCCCATGACACTGACAACTCTTTCAACTGTATTTTAA
- the GLC8 gene encoding PP1-complex regulatory subunit GLC8 (Regulatory subunit of protein phosphatase 1 (Glc7p); involved in glycogen metabolism and chromosome segregation; proposed to regulate Glc7p activity via conformational alteration; ortholog of the mammalian protein phosphatase inhibitor 2; protein abundance increases in response to DNA replication stress) — protein sequence MGGILKNPLALSPEQLAQQDPETLEEFRRQVYENTQKNAKLTSHKRNIPGLDNTKEEGEIIGTSSTFLPKDTLSLKHEQDMLAKMTPEERVQWNQRNLAENEITKKQFQDIHIDEPKTPYQGAVDPHGEYYRVDDDEDEDNSDKKPCQVANDDIDDLSLGEPEFEIKENKQPDFETNDENDEDSPEARHKKFEEMRKKHYDVRAIFNKKSREALKDEDEDEDDSTTKEP from the coding sequence ATGGGAGGTATACTTAAAAACCCGCTAGCCTTATCGCCGGAGCAGCTGGCGCAACAGGATCCAGAAACGCTTGAAGAGTTTAGAAGACAAGTTTACGAAAATACGCAGAAAAATGCCAAATTGACATCACATAAAAGGAATATACCGGGACTAGATAATACAAAAGAGGAGGGGGAGATAATTGGAACATCGAGTACCTTCCTTCCAAAGGACACACTGTCACTGAAACATGAGCAAGACATGTTGGCCAAGATGACACCAGAAGAGCGAGTTCAATGGaaccaaagaaatttagcagaaaatgaaataacaaaaaagcAGTTCCAAGATATTCACATAGACGAGCCCAAGACCCCCTACCAAGGTGCTGTGGACCCTCACGGGGAATACTACAGAgtagatgatgatgaagatgaggataATAGTGATAAAAAACCATGCCAGGTGGCAAACGATGACATCGACGATTTGTCCCTGGGCGAACCggaatttgaaatcaaaGAGAACAAACAACCGGATTTTGAGACCAACGACGAGAATGATGAAGACTCACCGGAGGCTAGACATaagaaatttgaagaaatgaGAAAGAAGCATTACGACGTAAGGGcaattttcaacaaaaagtCCCGTGAAGCGCTAAAGgacgaagacgaagacgaagatgatAGTACGACAAAAGAACCATGA